Proteins from one Oscillatoria nigro-viridis PCC 7112 genomic window:
- the pgsA gene encoding CDP-diacylglycerol--glycerol-3-phosphate 3-phosphatidyltransferase: MNLPNLITFSRLLGVPFLLYGLYDPSGQSRWICTAIFVVAAATDWLDGYLARKLNQITDLGKFLDPLVDKLLVLAPLLVLIELGRVPAWGVFLILGRELTIAGWRVNKTTISGANIWGKLKTVSQIVAIALLIAPLSEAWNFPALIAFWVSVALTLISGAIYLWPEQEIKEK; encoded by the coding sequence ATGAATTTGCCTAATTTGATTACTTTTTCTCGCTTGCTGGGAGTGCCTTTTCTGCTCTACGGTTTGTACGACCCAAGCGGGCAAAGCCGCTGGATTTGCACCGCAATTTTTGTGGTAGCTGCAGCTACTGATTGGCTGGACGGCTATTTGGCTAGGAAGTTGAATCAAATTACCGATTTGGGTAAGTTTCTCGATCCTTTGGTGGATAAATTGTTGGTTCTCGCGCCGCTTTTAGTGTTGATTGAGTTGGGTCGAGTCCCGGCTTGGGGAGTGTTTTTGATTTTGGGTCGGGAGTTGACAATTGCGGGGTGGCGTGTTAATAAAACTACGATTTCGGGAGCTAATATTTGGGGGAAGTTGAAGACGGTGAGTCAGATTGTGGCGATCGCACTTTTAATTGCTCCTTTGTCTGAAGCGTGGAATTTTCCCGCATTAATTGCTTTTTGGGTTTCTGTGGCTTTAACTTTGATTTCTGGCGCTATTTATCTGTGGCCGGAACAGGAAATAAAAGAAAAGTAA
- a CDS encoding sugar transferase, whose protein sequence is MKLPMDASSKSSLLEMLSLFFQESTYKVCVSKQQHHRSVTSKVKRSIDILGSLLGLAIAAVVAVPVAVAMLLDNPGPLLYSQVRCSFKGRHFRIWKFRSMVVGAENLKHLVSNQAQGHIFKNENDPRITRVGRFLRSTSLDELPQFWNVLVGDMSLVGTRPPTPDEVAAYDEFHWQRLNVKPGLTGEWQVNGRSRVKDFDEIVRMDLDYQGKWSVVYDITLICKTIWVVLSKNGAC, encoded by the coding sequence ATGAAACTTCCGATGGATGCCTCGTCGAAATCATCATTATTAGAAATGCTGTCCTTATTTTTTCAAGAATCTACTTATAAAGTATGTGTATCAAAACAACAGCATCACAGATCGGTAACGAGCAAGGTAAAACGGTCGATCGATATTTTGGGCTCGCTGCTGGGACTGGCAATTGCAGCAGTGGTGGCGGTGCCGGTGGCAGTGGCGATGCTGTTGGACAATCCGGGCCCGCTGCTTTACAGTCAAGTCCGCTGCAGCTTTAAAGGGCGACATTTCAGAATATGGAAATTTCGATCGATGGTTGTCGGTGCAGAAAATCTCAAACATTTAGTTAGCAACCAAGCCCAGGGTCACATTTTTAAGAATGAAAATGACCCGCGAATTACCCGCGTCGGCCGCTTTTTGCGGAGCACGAGTTTGGACGAGTTGCCTCAATTCTGGAATGTGTTAGTCGGCGACATGAGTTTAGTGGGAACTCGACCGCCAACTCCCGATGAGGTTGCTGCCTATGACGAGTTCCACTGGCAGCGTTTAAATGTCAAACCCGGTCTGACTGGGGAGTGGCAAGTCAACGGACGGTCTAGAGTTAAAGACTTTGACGAGATTGTCCGCATGGATCTCGACTATCAGGGTAAGTGGTCTGTTGTCTACGACATCACTCTGATTTGCAAAACAATTTGGGTAGTCTTGAGTAAAAACGGTGCGTGTTAA
- a CDS encoding universal stress protein yields MSFKKIFAALDDSELGHRVFTQALELALSDRAEVMLFNCVTVNSLGETAVPIPVDLGMNVELMDQAYQAQRLRLEREVKHASGLLKNYCDAAANKGLQVEFDCKMEGDPGHCICESAENWGADLIVLGRRGRTGFTEAFLGSVSNYVVHHASCSVLVIQEVKIEK; encoded by the coding sequence GTGAGTTTTAAGAAAATTTTCGCCGCCTTAGATGATTCTGAACTCGGCCACCGCGTCTTCACTCAAGCTTTAGAATTAGCTCTGAGCGATCGGGCCGAGGTGATGCTATTTAACTGCGTTACTGTCAACTCGCTGGGCGAGACGGCAGTGCCAATTCCGGTAGATTTGGGCATGAATGTCGAGTTAATGGATCAAGCTTATCAAGCTCAACGTTTGCGGCTGGAAAGGGAGGTAAAACACGCTTCGGGTTTGCTGAAAAATTACTGCGACGCTGCAGCAAACAAAGGATTGCAGGTGGAATTTGACTGCAAAATGGAGGGCGATCCGGGGCATTGTATCTGTGAATCCGCCGAAAATTGGGGCGCAGATTTAATAGTGTTGGGGAGGCGCGGCCGCACGGGGTTCACAGAGGCTTTTCTCGGCAGCGTCAGCAATTATGTCGTTCACCACGCATCTTGTTCGGTTTTGGTAATCCAGGAAGTCAAAATCGAAAAATAA
- a CDS encoding extracellular solute-binding protein: MKRRSLLLGAATLTLSQLAAGCGSKPILKIRSLKNGIPAQLVSKFSRDVQPSPLLQVTQEPQLKELFALLQEWKRVPKSKNQADLVMLGDYWLTLAIRQKLIQPIDPAKFANWSQLPERWQKLVRRNDEGKLDPQGKVWAAPYRWGSTVIAYRTDKFKALGWTPTDWKDLWRSELRDRISLPDSAREVIGLTLKKLGKSYNTQQLDRVPNLKKELANLHRQVKFYSSDAYLQPLILGDTWLAVGSSGDLLPLLQTQKDIALVIPVSGTALWTDLWVEPASGNPVSLVDKWIDFCLQPRIAPQLSLLAKASSPIIVGMKPEDLPEAVRTNSVLLPDAKILAASDFLLPFGDAGIAQYRSLWQETRQVVKS; this comes from the coding sequence GTGAAACGAAGGTCTTTGCTATTGGGGGCCGCCACCCTAACTTTAAGTCAATTGGCGGCAGGGTGCGGCTCGAAGCCCATTCTCAAAATTCGATCGCTCAAAAACGGTATTCCGGCCCAACTGGTAAGCAAATTTAGCCGCGATGTACAACCGTCTCCGCTTTTGCAGGTAACGCAAGAACCGCAATTAAAAGAATTATTCGCCCTATTGCAGGAGTGGAAACGGGTTCCCAAATCAAAAAATCAAGCTGACTTGGTGATGTTGGGAGATTACTGGCTGACTTTGGCAATTAGGCAAAAATTGATTCAGCCGATCGATCCTGCTAAGTTTGCTAATTGGTCACAATTGCCCGAAAGATGGCAAAAACTCGTCAGGCGCAACGATGAGGGTAAATTAGATCCTCAAGGTAAAGTGTGGGCTGCACCTTACCGCTGGGGAAGTACGGTAATTGCCTATCGAACCGACAAATTTAAGGCTTTGGGGTGGACTCCGACAGATTGGAAAGATTTGTGGCGATCTGAATTGCGCGATCGAATTTCTTTGCCAGACAGTGCCAGAGAAGTTATCGGTTTAACATTAAAAAAGCTAGGGAAATCTTACAATACGCAGCAATTAGATCGAGTCCCAAATCTTAAAAAAGAACTCGCCAATCTGCACCGACAAGTTAAATTTTATAGTTCTGACGCTTACCTGCAACCATTAATTTTAGGCGATACTTGGTTGGCCGTAGGTTCCTCTGGCGACTTGCTGCCGCTGCTGCAAACTCAAAAGGATATTGCTTTAGTAATTCCGGTTTCGGGAACTGCACTTTGGACAGATTTGTGGGTAGAACCAGCATCAGGGAATCCAGTTTCTTTAGTTGATAAATGGATTGATTTTTGTTTGCAGCCTCGGATTGCTCCTCAATTATCTTTGCTGGCTAAGGCTAGTTCGCCGATAATTGTCGGCATGAAACCGGAGGATTTGCCGGAAGCTGTTCGCACTAATTCTGTGTTGTTGCCGGATGCTAAGATTCTTGCTGCTAGCGACTTTCTGCTGCCGTTTGGGGATGCGGGGATTGCCCAATATCGATCGCTCTGGCAAGAAACTAGGCAAGTAGTGAAAAGTTAA
- a CDS encoding Crp/Fnr family transcriptional regulator gives MEDRFNTRDPNSNINQLIVSTPFFAGLPDPVIERATVHIVTRSHPSNQVILLENDWGTSVYFILDGWVKIRTYNLDGKEVTLNILGKGELFGEMAAIEEAPRSTDVITLAPTLIGNMPSQDFVQLIHTEPLAGIRLAQLMARRLRQVNRRLRLRESDSTSRVADILLFLAEGQGKKIMETGGTEIPNLPHRELSSLSGLARETVTRVLSKLEKKGTIQRERDVLCIPDLHALERLLV, from the coding sequence ATGGAAGACCGCTTTAACACCCGAGATCCGAATTCTAATATAAATCAATTGATAGTTTCTACTCCTTTTTTTGCAGGATTACCCGATCCTGTAATCGAGAGAGCAACTGTCCACATCGTTACCCGCAGTCATCCGTCAAATCAAGTGATTTTACTCGAAAATGACTGGGGAACATCAGTGTATTTTATATTGGATGGTTGGGTGAAAATTCGCACCTACAACCTAGACGGAAAAGAAGTAACACTGAATATTTTGGGGAAAGGAGAATTATTCGGGGAAATGGCCGCGATCGAAGAAGCACCGCGATCGACAGATGTGATTACCCTAGCCCCGACACTGATCGGCAATATGCCATCTCAGGATTTTGTGCAGCTCATTCATACCGAGCCGCTAGCAGGGATTCGGCTAGCTCAACTGATGGCCCGCCGCCTGAGACAAGTCAACCGCCGCCTGCGTTTGCGAGAGTCGGACAGTACCTCGCGAGTAGCAGATATTCTATTATTTTTGGCCGAGGGGCAAGGCAAAAAAATCATGGAAACAGGAGGTACAGAAATTCCCAACCTGCCACACAGAGAATTGAGCAGCCTCAGCGGGCTGGCTCGGGAAACAGTAACGCGAGTGCTGAGCAAGCTGGAAAAAAAAGGAACTATTCAGCGCGAACGTGACGTTTTGTGCATTCCCGACTTGCACGCCTTAGAGCGTCTGTTAGTCTAG
- a CDS encoding ADP-ribosylglycohydrolase family protein: MLIELAIGDAYGAGFEFVDQQTIELYNNLNGYIKHPRHDIGPGCYTDDTQMSLAVAEAIVSREPWTPELLASKFVAAFGRDRRLGYAGKFYNFLLQVQDGKEFLEKIHSASDKSGSAMRAGPIGIFPTVEKVIENATIQAAITHNTPDGINAAIAAALMSHYFIYQLGLKKNLGNFLEKHVAGEWSIPWQGQVSAKGLVCVRAAITAVMRNDSMSKLLQDCIAFSGDVDTVATIALAAGSCSSEIAQDLPENLVQGLENLSYGRDYIIELDRQLMNCAIDF; encoded by the coding sequence ATGTTAATAGAATTAGCTATTGGTGACGCTTACGGTGCGGGTTTTGAATTTGTTGACCAGCAGACGATCGAATTGTACAACAATCTCAACGGCTACATCAAGCATCCCCGTCACGACATCGGGCCTGGATGTTACACAGACGATACGCAGATGAGTTTAGCCGTCGCAGAAGCGATCGTCAGCCGAGAACCTTGGACACCGGAACTTTTAGCCAGCAAATTTGTTGCAGCTTTTGGGCGCGATCGGCGATTGGGTTATGCTGGCAAATTTTACAATTTTTTGCTACAAGTTCAAGACGGAAAAGAATTCTTAGAAAAAATTCACTCCGCTAGCGATAAAAGCGGATCGGCGATGCGAGCAGGCCCTATTGGCATTTTTCCGACGGTTGAAAAAGTCATCGAAAATGCTACCATTCAAGCTGCAATTACTCACAACACTCCCGATGGCATTAATGCAGCTATAGCGGCTGCTTTGATGTCTCATTACTTTATTTATCAGCTAGGTTTAAAGAAGAATTTGGGAAATTTTCTAGAAAAGCACGTCGCTGGTGAGTGGTCGATACCTTGGCAAGGACAAGTCAGCGCTAAAGGTTTGGTCTGTGTTAGAGCAGCTATTACTGCGGTCATGCGAAATGATAGTATGAGCAAACTGCTTCAAGATTGCATAGCCTTTTCGGGAGATGTCGATACAGTAGCAACTATTGCTTTAGCTGCTGGTTCTTGTAGCAGTGAAATTGCCCAAGACCTGCCAGAAAATCTGGTACAAGGATTAGAAAATCTATCTTACGGCAGAGATTATATCATCGAACTGGATCGACAGTTAATGAATTGCGCGATCGACTTCTGA
- a CDS encoding diflavin flavoprotein, with protein MVALTERVQRRLTVEKVEIALDTTAIRCLDWDRDRFDIEFGLKNGTTYNSFIIRGEKTALVDTSHEKFRQQYMETLTGEIDPKEIDYLIISHTEPDHSGLVKDVLALAPQAIVVGAKVAIQFLENLVHQPFERLVVKNGDKLDLGNDHIIEFVSAPNLHWPDTIFSYDSKTQVLFTCDAFGMHYCTDSTFDDDLAAVEEDYHFYYECLMAPNARSVLAAMKRMAELGEIGTIATGHGPLLRHNVVELTGRYKKWSQAQAKAETTVAVFYTSDYGFSDRLSQAIAHGITKTDVAVEMMDLRIADLQEVRELVGTAVGIVICSPPSSGTAAANAEAAINTILVAANNKQSFGLCESGGGDDASIYPLRNKFKELGLKEAFPNILIKETPTEAIYQLCDEAGTDLGQWLTRDKAVKQMKSLDSDLDKALGRISGGLYIITAQKGDVSGAMLASWVTQASFKPLGLTIAVAKDRAIESMMHAGDKFVLNVLEEGNYQTLMRHFLKRFAPGADRFAGVKTQPATNGSPILTDSLAYMECEVVSRMELSDHHIVYAIVDSGRVSNPDALPAVHHRKVGNHY; from the coding sequence ATGGTAGCGCTGACTGAACGAGTCCAACGCAGATTGACGGTGGAAAAAGTCGAAATTGCCCTTGATACAACGGCAATTCGATGCCTGGACTGGGATAGAGACCGCTTTGACATCGAATTCGGACTCAAAAACGGTACAACTTACAACTCATTCATCATTCGCGGTGAAAAAACCGCCCTCGTCGATACCTCGCACGAGAAGTTTCGCCAGCAGTACATGGAAACTCTGACGGGCGAAATTGACCCGAAAGAGATTGACTATCTAATTATCAGCCACACCGAACCCGACCACAGCGGTTTAGTCAAAGACGTGCTGGCGCTGGCACCCCAAGCGATTGTCGTGGGGGCGAAAGTAGCAATTCAATTTTTAGAAAATCTTGTACACCAACCATTTGAGCGATTGGTAGTCAAAAATGGGGACAAACTAGATTTAGGAAACGACCACATTATCGAATTCGTATCGGCGCCGAACTTGCACTGGCCCGATACTATTTTCAGCTACGACAGCAAAACTCAAGTGCTGTTCACCTGCGACGCTTTCGGGATGCACTACTGTACCGACAGCACCTTCGATGACGATTTAGCAGCAGTTGAGGAAGATTACCACTTTTATTATGAGTGTTTGATGGCTCCCAACGCTCGATCGGTACTCGCTGCGATGAAGCGGATGGCAGAGTTGGGAGAAATCGGTACAATTGCCACCGGTCACGGGCCGCTGCTGCGCCACAATGTGGTGGAACTTACCGGACGCTACAAAAAGTGGAGCCAAGCGCAAGCTAAGGCAGAAACCACTGTAGCGGTATTTTACACCTCCGACTACGGATTTAGCGATCGGCTCAGCCAAGCGATCGCCCACGGTATCACCAAAACCGATGTCGCTGTGGAAATGATGGATTTGAGAATCGCCGACTTGCAAGAAGTCCGCGAACTTGTCGGTACCGCCGTCGGCATCGTAATTTGTTCGCCGCCGAGTAGCGGTACTGCTGCTGCGAATGCGGAAGCTGCTATCAACACAATTTTAGTTGCGGCTAACAACAAACAATCTTTCGGTTTGTGCGAATCCGGCGGGGGCGATGACGCATCGATTTACCCGCTGCGAAACAAGTTTAAAGAGTTGGGTTTAAAAGAGGCATTTCCCAACATTTTGATTAAAGAAACGCCGACAGAAGCGATTTATCAACTTTGCGACGAAGCCGGCACCGACTTGGGACAGTGGCTGACGCGGGACAAGGCTGTCAAACAGATGAAATCCCTCGACAGCGACCTCGATAAAGCTTTGGGACGGATCAGCGGCGGACTGTACATCATCACCGCCCAAAAAGGCGATGTTAGCGGTGCGATGCTAGCTTCTTGGGTAACTCAAGCTAGCTTTAAACCTCTGGGTTTAACAATAGCAGTTGCTAAGGATCGGGCGATTGAATCGATGATGCACGCGGGAGATAAATTTGTTCTCAACGTGCTGGAAGAAGGCAATTATCAAACCTTGATGAGGCACTTTTTAAAGCGTTTTGCTCCTGGTGCCGATCGATTTGCCGGAGTTAAAACTCAACCTGCTACCAACGGTTCTCCCATTCTGACAGATTCCTTGGCTTACATGGAATGCGAAGTAGTCAGCCGGATGGAACTTTCGGATCATCATATCGTATATGCGATCGTCGATAGCGGCCGCGTCTCCAATCCCGATGCACTGCCGGCAGTTCACCACCGAAAAGTCGGAAATCATTATTAG
- a CDS encoding DUF2232 domain-containing protein produces MSDFLSADAASNSGSSPSTNNEPQTADISAMAGDRTNPDPEKRASGEAPLRLVETAFLASTASLIWLVNYYFPLGPLLRVFFPIPIALVYLRWGNRAAWMAALVSGLLLSVLMGPTRSILYVMPFGIMGVALGGLWRRKASWSLSISVGAFIGTVGFFFRFWLLSALVGQDLWVYVTAQVTEMVEWVFVKLGWLNVPSLNTIGAIAAGMILVNNIVYLFVVHLVALLLLDRLGNPIPRPPSWVQVLIDYEE; encoded by the coding sequence ATGAGTGATTTTTTGTCAGCAGATGCTGCGTCTAATTCGGGTAGTTCACCCAGTACAAATAACGAGCCGCAAACCGCCGATATTTCAGCAATGGCTGGCGATCGTACAAATCCCGATCCGGAGAAGCGCGCCTCTGGGGAAGCGCCTTTAAGGCTTGTAGAAACGGCTTTTTTGGCAAGTACCGCGAGCTTAATTTGGCTGGTAAATTATTACTTTCCGCTGGGGCCTTTGCTGCGGGTTTTTTTCCCGATACCCATCGCCCTAGTTTACTTGCGCTGGGGCAACCGAGCAGCTTGGATGGCAGCTTTGGTATCGGGTTTGCTGCTGTCGGTACTGATGGGCCCGACGCGGAGCATTTTATACGTGATGCCTTTTGGAATTATGGGAGTTGCGCTGGGAGGACTTTGGAGGCGCAAAGCGAGTTGGTCACTCTCTATTAGTGTGGGCGCTTTCATTGGTACTGTAGGCTTCTTTTTTCGGTTTTGGCTGCTGTCAGCGTTGGTGGGTCAAGATCTATGGGTTTACGTAACGGCCCAGGTAACAGAGATGGTGGAATGGGTGTTTGTGAAGCTGGGCTGGCTTAATGTACCGAGTTTGAACACAATTGGGGCGATCGCCGCCGGGATGATTTTGGTTAACAATATTGTCTATTTATTTGTAGTGCATTTAGTAGCTTTGCTGCTATTAGATCGTTTGGGAAATCCAATTCCGCGGCCGCCAAGCTGGGTGCAAGTTTTGATCGATTATGAAGAGTAG
- a CDS encoding diflavin flavoprotein → MTNTLTPRVGSNAKPRDVQFIPIALDTFIVRSRTWDRLKFEVEYSLQKGTTANSYIIQADKTALFDPPGESFTENYLEFLQQRVDLTKLDYIILGHFNANRSVTIKALLELAPEVALVCTNPAAIGLRAAFPDRELNILIVRGEETLNLGKGHALKFIATPTPRWPDELCTYDPQTRIVFTDKLFGAHVCGDQVFDEGWSVYSEDRRYYYDSLHASQAKQVLAAMDKFADLPAAFYAPGHGPIVRYGLNELSNLYREWSQQQNSKDLTVALIYASAYGNTATLAQAIAKGITKAGVAVETINCEFAEPGEIKEAIEKCAGFIIGTPTLAGHAPTQIQTALGIVLSTATKSKLAGVFGSFGWSGEAIDLVENKLKDAGYRIGFEPIRAKFKPTAATIHECKEAGTDFAQALIRSQKLRAPKPQLAAGSDRTEQAVGRLVGSLCVLSAKRGDVTSAMLASWVSQATFNPPGVTIAVAKDRSIEALMYAGDKFVLNILAEGRQLRKYFMKNFAPGEDRFAGVETMEASNGCPVLTEALAYLECEVISRMECGDHWVVYAAVENGHLLKNDGVTAVHYRKSGSHY, encoded by the coding sequence ATGACTAACACTTTGACTCCTAGAGTCGGATCTAATGCTAAACCACGCGACGTGCAGTTTATCCCGATCGCACTCGATACTTTTATTGTGAGATCGCGCACTTGGGATAGACTCAAATTTGAAGTCGAATATTCGCTGCAAAAGGGGACGACAGCCAATAGCTATATTATTCAAGCTGACAAAACTGCCTTGTTCGACCCGCCTGGGGAATCTTTTACAGAAAATTACCTGGAATTTTTGCAGCAACGGGTGGACTTGACCAAGCTGGATTACATAATTTTGGGGCATTTCAATGCTAACAGGTCAGTAACAATTAAAGCTCTGTTAGAATTAGCTCCTGAAGTAGCTTTGGTTTGCACGAATCCCGCCGCAATTGGTTTGCGCGCCGCTTTTCCCGATCGAGAATTAAACATTTTGATCGTTCGGGGAGAAGAAACTCTCAACTTAGGAAAAGGTCACGCCTTAAAATTCATCGCGACTCCGACTCCTCGCTGGCCTGATGAACTTTGCACCTACGATCCGCAAACTCGAATCGTGTTCACTGACAAACTATTTGGAGCTCACGTTTGCGGCGACCAAGTATTCGATGAAGGGTGGAGCGTTTACAGCGAAGATCGGCGCTATTATTACGATTCCCTGCACGCATCTCAGGCAAAACAAGTGCTGGCAGCAATGGATAAATTCGCCGATTTACCAGCAGCATTTTATGCTCCCGGTCACGGCCCGATCGTCCGTTACGGCCTTAATGAACTCAGCAATTTGTATCGGGAATGGAGCCAGCAACAAAATTCAAAAGACTTGACAGTTGCTTTGATTTATGCTTCGGCTTACGGAAATACGGCTACTTTAGCGCAGGCGATCGCCAAAGGAATTACGAAAGCCGGCGTTGCGGTGGAAACTATCAACTGCGAATTTGCCGAACCGGGAGAAATTAAAGAGGCGATCGAAAAATGCGCGGGATTTATCATCGGAACTCCCACGCTAGCAGGACACGCTCCGACGCAAATTCAAACTGCTTTAGGAATAGTTTTATCTACCGCAACTAAGAGCAAATTAGCCGGGGTTTTCGGTTCTTTTGGCTGGAGTGGAGAGGCGATCGACTTAGTAGAAAACAAGCTGAAAGATGCCGGCTATCGAATTGGATTTGAGCCGATTCGAGCCAAATTTAAGCCGACGGCGGCGACGATTCACGAGTGCAAAGAAGCGGGAACGGATTTTGCTCAAGCTTTGATTCGATCGCAAAAATTGCGGGCACCGAAACCGCAGTTAGCAGCGGGGAGCGATCGCACTGAACAAGCCGTAGGGAGACTCGTTGGTTCGCTGTGCGTACTCTCGGCGAAGCGGGGGGATGTCACCAGTGCGATGCTGGCTTCGTGGGTGTCGCAAGCAACGTTTAATCCCCCTGGCGTGACGATTGCGGTGGCGAAAGATCGATCGATCGAAGCTTTGATGTACGCCGGAGATAAATTTGTACTCAATATCTTAGCAGAAGGGCGACAGTTGCGGAAGTATTTCATGAAAAACTTTGCTCCGGGAGAAGACAGATTTGCCGGAGTCGAAACAATGGAAGCTAGCAACGGCTGTCCGGTTTTGACTGAGGCTCTAGCTTATCTGGAATGCGAAGTGATAAGTCGGATGGAATGCGGCGATCACTGGGTAGTTTATGCGGCGGTTGAAAACGGTCATTTGCTGAAAAATGACGGCGTGACAGCGGTGCATTACCGGAAATCTGGGAGTCATTATTAA
- the cobT gene encoding nicotinate mononucleotide-dependent phosphoribosyltransferase CobT produces the protein MIGIYTKIEQGQRWIDRYRGRKPIFACVLGFTATGLIPGISAAGATPHDRQFTCLADAEFLYNGPQASPQYPLPPLEAGASPVLISRAVVEALELPLYLFNAGLPLPPPVPAIDLGGTAAKCLISGNALELETVKHLLEQGLIWGAKLAAQTNGSYLILGECVVGGTTTALGVLMGLGIAAAGKVNSSHPRCNHAQKLAAVTAGLNHAEWEIGGQNSTPLELVAAVGDPMQIAVAAMAIAASRTCGVLLAGGTQMLAVYALMQALAREYALVWRPEQVAVGTTRWVAEDPTGDTVGLANEIGGVPLLAAQLSFAGSRYGQLQAYDRGYVKEGVGAGACAIASGLAANWTPPQLLQAVEALARRRCEIKH, from the coding sequence ATGATTGGTATTTATACAAAAATCGAACAGGGCCAGCGGTGGATCGATCGCTATCGGGGACGAAAACCGATATTTGCCTGCGTGTTAGGATTTACCGCTACAGGCTTAATTCCGGGGATTTCAGCAGCAGGAGCAACCCCGCACGATCGACAATTTACTTGTTTGGCCGATGCAGAATTTTTGTATAACGGCCCCCAAGCATCGCCCCAATATCCTTTGCCGCCCCTAGAAGCGGGTGCCTCGCCGGTACTGATATCTCGCGCTGTAGTCGAAGCTTTGGAACTTCCGCTTTACCTATTTAATGCTGGTTTGCCCCTCCCACCTCCCGTACCTGCAATTGATTTGGGCGGCACTGCAGCAAAGTGTCTGATTTCTGGGAATGCTTTAGAACTCGAAACAGTCAAACATTTGCTCGAACAAGGATTAATTTGGGGAGCTAAATTGGCCGCTCAAACTAATGGCAGCTATTTAATTTTAGGGGAGTGCGTAGTTGGGGGAACGACTACTGCTTTGGGCGTGTTAATGGGTTTGGGTATTGCAGCGGCGGGCAAAGTTAATAGTTCTCATCCTCGCTGCAATCACGCTCAAAAATTGGCTGCGGTGACAGCGGGACTCAATCATGCTGAGTGGGAAATTGGCGGACAAAACAGCACTCCCCTGGAATTGGTGGCGGCGGTGGGCGATCCGATGCAAATAGCGGTGGCGGCAATGGCGATCGCCGCGAGTCGGACTTGCGGGGTACTCCTGGCTGGGGGCACGCAAATGCTGGCAGTGTACGCTTTGATGCAAGCCTTAGCCCGTGAATATGCTCTGGTATGGCGTCCCGAACAAGTTGCGGTGGGGACTACGCGCTGGGTAGCCGAAGACCCTACAGGAGACACTGTAGGACTTGCCAATGAGATCGGCGGTGTGCCTCTGTTGGCGGCGCAGCTAAGTTTTGCTGGATCTCGCTACGGGCAACTGCAAGCTTACGATCGCGGCTATGTTAAGGAAGGTGTCGGTGCGGGTGCGTGTGCGATCGCCAGTGGCTTGGCTGCAAATTGGACTCCTCCTCAACTCCTTCAAGCTGTTGAAGCTTTAGCACGGCGCAGGTGTGAAATTAAACATTAG